In Haematobia irritans isolate KBUSLIRL chromosome 1, ASM5000362v1, whole genome shotgun sequence, a genomic segment contains:
- the LOC142238356 gene encoding transcription elongation factor 1 homolog, producing the protein MGRRKSKRKPPPKRKHIQPLDLQFNCPFCNHELSCEVKMDKGRNTARISCRICLEEYQTSINFLSEPLDVYNDWVDACESAN; encoded by the coding sequence ATGGGAAGACGTAAATCGAAAAGAAAGCCACCACCAAAAAGAAAACATATTCAGCCTTTGGATTTACAATTCAATTGTCCATTTTGCAATCACGAACTCTCTTGTGAGGTAAAAATGGATAAGGGACGAAATACGGCACGTATTTCTTgtcgtatatgcttggaagaatatcAGACCTCTATAAATTTTCTGTCGGAACCACTGGATGTATATAACGATTGGGTAGACGCCTGTGAAAGTGCAAACTAA
- the Abcd1 gene encoding ATP binding cassette subfamily D produces the protein MVVLSKLSDKIDQLGVPKPVIAHALVGAAVMAWSLKMVVPILIKNQRKNENVKKVGLQTQVSDEEESKLAEAEKLLVAQNLKNNKKANEPGLNKEFFKQLKEMIKIMIPKLASYETGLLGVHTLCLISRTFLSIYVAQLEGTIVKYIVRKDVKQFALVLLKWFGIAIPATFVNSMIRFLESKLALAFRTRLVRHAYRLYFKNQNYYRVSNLDGRIENADHRLTEDINVFATSIAHLYGSVTKPCFDLMLIGLSLMRSSQKMESNIFSGPLLSGSVIVLSAHIMRVVSPKFGQLVSEEANRYGYLRHIHSRIITNAEEIAFYGGHKVELQQLRQAYNRLVKQMNNIFTQKLWFVMLEQFFMKYVWSGTGMVMVSLPILTGSAGSAQKSVSSATNESMVSERTQYLTTARNLLISASDAIERLMSSYKEIVALAGYTSRVAGMFEVFEQTAQGIYSKTTVAKSNETDGLIEYQNGLPVAKGRIIYSSPDSTTISLRSVPVVTPNCDVVVPCLNLDIEPGMHLLITGPNGCGKSSLFRILSGLWPIYAGELHIPKPVEEKPCMFYIPQRPYMSIGSLCDQIIYPDSREDMVRKGITQDELRSIMKMVTLEHIVERDGFDVVRDWKDILSGGEKQRMAVARLFYHKPKYALLDECTSAVSIDVESNMYESAKAMGITLLTITHRPTLWKFHTHILEFDGMGGWTFRQMQPDEKQKQYN, from the coding sequence ATGGTGGTGCTTTCGAAACTATCCGATAAAATCGACCAGCTGGGCGTACCAAAGCCCGTAATAGCCCATGCTCTGGTTGGTGCTGCTGTAATGGCCTGGTCCCTGAAAATGGTTGTTCcgattctaataaaaaatcagcGAAAAAATGAAAACGTCAAAAAGGTGGGCCTACAGACACAAGTAAGCGACGAGGAGGAATCAAAATTAGCCGAAGCTGAAAAGCTTTTGGTTGCACAGAATTTAAAGAATAATAAAAAGGCAAACGAGCCTGGATTGAACAAAGAATTTTTCAAGCAACTTAAGGAAATGATTAAGATAATGATTCCCAAGCTGGCCAGCTATGAGACTGGTTTATTGGGTGTCCACACATTGTGCCTTATCTCGCGTACTTTCCTTAGTATCTATGTAGCCCAACTAGAAGGAACTATAGTCAAATACATTGTACGCAAAGATGTAAAACAATTCGCCCTAGTGCTGTTGAAATGGTTCGGTATTGCAATTCCAGCTACATTTGTCAATTCTATGATTCGTTTTCTTGAAAGTAAATTGGCTTTAGCTTTTAGAACACGTTTGGTGCGTCATGCTTACCGTTtgtatttcaaaaatcaaaattactaTCGAGTCTCCAATTTGGATGGGCGTATTGAAAATGCAGATCATCGTCTTACAGAGGATATCAATGTATTTGCGACCTCCATAGCTCATTTATATGGTAGTGTCACAAAACCTTGCTTTGATCTAATGCTCATTGGGTTGTCGCTCATGCGTTCCTCACAAAAAATGGAATCCAACATTTTCTCAGGACCTCTATTGTCTGGTTCTGTTATTGTGTTATCGGCTCACATTATGCGTGTAGTATCACCTAAATTTGGTCAACTAGTATCGGAGGAAGCCAATCGCTATGGTTATTTGAGACATATACATTCTCGTATTATAACCAATGCCGAAGAAATTGCATTTTATGGTGGTCACAAAGTGGAATTACAGCAATTGAGACAAGCATATAATCGACTTGTCAAACAAATGAACAATATATTTACCCAAAAACTGTGGTTTGTTATGCTGGAACAGTTCTTCATGAAATATGTGTGGTCTGGTACCGGTATGGTGATGGTGTCCTTGCCTATTTTGACTGGATCTGCTGGGTCAGCCCAAAAGTCAGTGTCCTCAGCTACCAATGAGTCAATGGTTAGTGAACGTACGCAGTATTTGACTACCGCACGTAATTTGCTGATTTCTGCCTCGGATGCCATTGAACGTTTGATGTCCTCCTACAAAGAAATTGTGGCCTTGGCCGGTTACACTAGCCGTGTTGCAGGCATGTTTGAAGTATTTGAACAAACGGCCCAAGGTATTTACAGTAAGACAACAGTGGCCAAAAGTAACGAGACTGACGGCCTTATTGAATATCAAAATGGTCTGCCAGTGGCCAAGGGTCGTATTATATATTCCAGTCCTGATAGTACTACAATTTCCTTGCGATCAGTCCCCGTAGTAACACCTAATTGTGATGTTGTGGTACCCTGCTTGAATTTGGATATTGAGCCAGGCATGCATTTGTTAATCACAGGGCCCAATGGTTGTGGCAAATCAAGTTTATTCCGTATTTTGAGCGGTCTTTGGCCAATATATGCTGGAGAATTGCACATACCCAAACCGGTGGAGGAGAAACCCTGTATGTTCTATATACCCCAGCGACCATACATGTCTATTGGCTCTTTATGTGATCAAATCATTTATCCCGACAGTCGAGAGGATATGGTGCGTAAGGGTATTACCCAAGATGAGCTGAGAAGTATTATGAAAATGGTCACTCTAGAGCACATAGTGGAAAGGGATGGTTTTGATGTGGTTCGAGATTGGAAAGATATTCTATCGGGCGGTGAAAAACAACGTATGGCTGTTGCTCGTTTGTTCTATCATAAACCCAAGTATGCTTTACTCGATGAATGTACCAGTGCCGTTTCCATAGATGTTGAGAGTAATATGTACGAAAGTGCTAAGGCTATGGGTATTACATTACTAACAATTACACACCGTCCTACCCTCTGGAAATTCCACACCCATATattggaatttgatggaatgggCGGATGGACATTCCGCCAAATGCAACCGGACGAAAAGCAAAAGCAGTATAATTAG